CTTGTGCTAGCTTAGGTTGGAGGAAAGACTTGAATGTggattctctttcttttttttgactTGTTATCATTTGCCACGTACTTTCTCACACAACTTGGTTTTTCATTCATTAGTTGTCTTTTAATTAAGTTACAAATAGCAGCTCCCTGGAGTAATGAACGCGTCATTTGCTGTGTACGTTAGCATGTTTAGAAAATTAGAACTTGTGTGTGAATGTAGTGAAGTCTGCTACACACAAGGATCCTTGACAGCAGTCACTAGCAGTGGTGCATTCCTGACCAATTTGGTTGCAACTCATACCACTCTCAACCATAGCTCCAGGCTCCAGCACCTTCAAGCATTATATCAGATATAAGTGCTGTTAAAGGTGTCTGCTGTGTAGCGCCTGCGATACCGCTACCGCTGCTGCACATCACCATTACAATCATGCTTATTGAAACCATAACTATCTTCATCTTGCTCGCTTTTGTTAATTAAATCTCTTGAAAGTTTAGTTGTTGATGGATAGTTGCTCTACgtgcaccacggtccatagtccacggattgtgGGTTGAGACCCCAATATAGTAAACATACTTTATATCCAAGAGACCCCAATATAGTAAACATACTTTAAATGGTGATAGACCCATTTCTGGCTAGCCAGCTCTAAGGTAGTTGGTAGTTACAATTTCAGAGTTTGCTTAATTATATGCAATACAAAAAAGACTCGAAAGCCAGCTAATTTAGCccaaaatagcgggttttgAACACTGAAAAAGGCCCAAAGTTTTGGCCCGACCTGATATGGTGGACAAAATTTCTTGGCTACGGGGCTAGtggactctctctctctcttgatTACGGGGTGCGGCACAGGCCTGTATTTAACAAGCAAGAAACCCTACATAATTGATTTCACCAAGTAGGGACTAACCTCATTCGGTCATGTAAAACAGACTCTCTCTCTCCTAACATATAAAATTGGTAATTTTATTTTAGGATGTAACCCATGGGGCTTCTATGTGGTCAATTTCTTCTCTTGTATGGGTTTATACATGACCTGGTGAATTTATCAAATAGTAAGCTGAAGGGGTGTGGCCGTGTGGGCTTGGTTATGCTAATGTGAAATTTTATGTAATacttccgtttcaaaatgatatttCGTTTTATTTATGGATAATGGAGTGCCAATTTTTGTCTGTGCCTAATAGACGAAGGAACTCGACCTTATAGAGTTTACGTATACTAGcgattgtattttttttattttaagggAATATGGCTTATTTAAAAGTGTATTATCTTTTTGACATAAGATTGTACTAAAAGAAACAACTAAATAAAATTGTATGCACCTGCCAATACAGAGTTATGCACCAAATTTCGCGCGCATACAAAAATGTTGCTAAATGGTATCACATTTCTGACTTCGAGTCACGTCCGTTGCAATATGAACTCTCTTTTTCTAGCTTATAGCATATTAGCATCTGAATATAATCCAATTCTGTTCACCAAAACTCCCCAAAGCAGAATTGGATTACTTttgaaagaagaaaaaaagctGTTACAAATAGAAAATGTGATATGGACCAACAATTGAATCGGTGCAACACATCCATCATCTCCTCATCACGGACAAGAAAAACACCTAaaattataaacgaaaatttagaTTTATACACCGATCATCCGACCATCCGACCATCCAATTCAATCATCATTCTGCTCACTCCTACTCCCTATGGGATCAAGCTGACTGCACTATTTTAGCTAAACAAGGATGATGGTCGGATCTGGCGACATAAGTCGGATTTGAGAAGATTCATCCAACACATCAACCGATCAATTGATCCATCCCCCTACCCAAATAGATGTGTTAAATAGTTAAgggtctcttgctccttaaccaaggtctcggatTCGAGctttgggaatggaaaaaatctcaactggaagggatgctgcccatcgaggtacccatgcaaactcccacggtagattacctcgccgaaggcggtgggaactcctcgtagtagaaccaataaaataaaataaaatagatgtgttaaatttaatttaaaactttCTACATTGTGTTTCATGTGATTGTGGTTTTTAATTAACTTGTACCAACTGTTTCGAAAGTTATACATTGTACCCCTCaagttcgaataaaaaaaaaattcacgaaaccaataactatatttttttcttatatgAAATGAGAATTAATGATTtaagtttttaaattttaacCCTAAAATTGTAACGGGATAACCTTTTAAGAACGGATCGGAGTGAGTAATAATTGTGTATGGtccaacaaaaaattcaaagcaaATCTTGAATTGGGGCCGTATATGATAAATACCCTTTCAACGTGATTCATTACATCTTATCTTTTCATTATTTTTGTTGATAAGAGTGATTCATTAATTCGATTCTGATttaacaacaaacaaacctgtcaagtagaacatattaggttccctcaaaaaaaaaaaatagaacatATTAGGTACATTCGGGTGCACGGTGCACCCTCTCACATTTTCCCCTTACATTTAAGGAGAAAATATGAGAGAGATTACCCATGACCGCATGGGCATAGAAATATCCTTGGGTACACGATAAACCCGAGTACATCTAATAATTTATAGTCAAGTGATGTCTTAAAACTTCTCCGTAGAGTACGGGGTTGGAAAATTTGGAAGCTCCAAATATCTAAATGTCAATTAATTTGGGATTGGCAAATTCGAACTTGCATTATATTTGTCATCAAGGTGTGCCAATTTCCACATCTTTTTGCGGAACTCATTTAATTGATTGCCAAAATAAGTGAGATTCCCAGGTTGTTTTTTGTTATTATATGCTATAATCATTTAATTACAGTAGAGAttaaaatctaacaaatacgtAGTACTACTCCTATACATAATACATGGGCCAAAGAAATAAACAATTGAAACAAATAATAAGATAACCTACTCTTAAACATTGGGCCAAAGAAATAAACAAATGACGTATCCTTACTTATTTCTTGAATCTTGAATGCGTAATTGCGTgtatcaatcatcaatattcAATAATGCATGCATGGGATTATGGGTTATAAAAAGGGAGTGTACCCTCCTCTTCAGAACACACAaacataacaattaattaattaattaattaattaattaattgattattaTGGGTGAGATGAAGGTGAAGAAAATGGTAGTAGCAAGTAAGGTGTTTCTCCTACTGATGATAATTGCCGCAATAGTTGGCACTTCTTGTGTAGCTGCCCAGAATATTAATTCTGGGCAGCTAGAggagcagcagcaacaactgCTCTTGAAGATTTCAAACATCATGCTTGAAGGTGGTCGAGGCAATATTGATATTGATAATAATCTAATAAGTTGCGTAGCAGGTGGTCAATCTTGCGATGGTGGGTTGCAGTGTTGCCCAGGCAGTATTTGCACATTTCTAAAGCCTCTTGGAAGTAGGACATGCGTATGGTGCCCTGGACCTGGGAGTTCATGTGGTGCATTTGACTCATGTTGCCCCGGTTACACCTGTAGTAGTTATGTTACCGGTACATGCCATTAATCTAAACATATTATCCTTTATCGGAGAATATATATTATAATGTGTGTGTGTTACTCCGTACTACTAATCTACTATCGTTGCATGGAAACATGACGTACTACTATCCTATTTTATGATCTCTATGCCAGTATGCATAGTTCCGTCCGTGTTTTGTTTTTCGAGTTGCATTtcagtttatgtttaaaaaatATTATGTATGTTGTAATCCATTGTATGAATAAAACTACCCCTATTGTTAGTAATGCATTTCTTTCgtcgtttttattttttatgtttggTATCATGAACGTTTCCGCGAGATTGGTTTTTCAAAAGTTGAAACTTAAAAAATTAAtggttgataaaaaaaaaacctattgAGTAGGGGGGAGATGGGTAAAAATAGGTAACAATAATACGGAGTAGGCCGAAGATGGGTAGGAAATAAGGTGCATGATATAGATTTCTGAAATTTAAGCTCATACGATACTAAAATTGATAAGTCTATATCATGGTCGAAACTTAAAAAGTCATAAGTCTGTATCATGGTATAAACTTAAAATTCATAGGTCTATACTGTGGTACAAACTTAAAATGAATAAGTCCGTGAATTTTTTTCGGACAAAAAAAATCACGTCTTCCATGTGAAGTCGTCGGCCTGTAGAATCAGACATATAACAATTTTCACGCATTTTCTCACTGGGGACGTTAGCTTTGGTGAGGTGGACGGATTGATATTCGAAGGTGGCGGTGGCCAGAGGTGGTGAAGTAAAGGTGGGCTATGGTGGTGGGTGGCTGTTTGAGTTTAGTGTAGTATATTGGCGGAGTTATGTGAAACGTAATTCATTGATAATTAAAGATTTATATGAGATTGCAATAGTTATCAACATTTCAAATCCAATATCAGATTGATCAAATGGATATGTCCTCACAACTACATGCAACAACTAAGTTAGATCGTCTTCCAAAAAAACTGTGTTTTTAGTGGTATGTGCGAGAGATTGTCCACGATGCAAGATACTCAAAGCAAAATAAGCAATTTTTTGTTAAGCCTTGATAAATTTTAGCCTTGTATTGATATTAGCCTCACATTTTAACTAAATGTTGGGACTCATATGCTCAGGCCGGTCTTATAATTAGCCTCACGCCCTCACATTGTATAAACGCTTAATGACAGAAATACAAAACCAAGAACTATCATTTCCTAACAAAAATAAGGGTAATTAACTAGTAAAAGAGTTAAGTGAAAGTGAGAGAGaatgttagagagagaaagtgagagagaGCCCCCCTAACCGCCGGATTCCAGCAGCAAGCCCATCGGTCAGCCAGTATAGTTCTCACTCAGCCACAGCGCCACCAAACCACCCCAAACCATTCCCCAACCGACCAACGAGCCAAACGACACCAGAAACACCCACAAAGGATGCAAAACCACGACCAAACCATCCTATGCAGTCATGGTCCAAGGAGTGACCCAAACCCCTCCACCTGGTTACCGACCTCTAGCCTCCCTGCAAGCCCTCACCTCCACTACCCCATCCCCAAATTATGACCCAACCATGGAAGCTTTCATCAGCCTCGACAAGGAGGAGGCAATGGTGCTCTCGGAGCAATGGATAAATTCACTCATCATCAAAGTGATAGGGAAatcattttcagttgattaccTCAAAACAACCCTCCAAAGAATTTGGAAAACCAACCACCAGATTCGCTTCATTGCCTTGGGCAAAGGTTTCTACAACATCTCGGTCCCGAATGAGGAAGTAAGGGAACACATCCTGTCACAAGGGTCGTGGTTCATTGCTAGCTACATGTTAATTGTTCAACCATGGATGCCAGGATTCATACCATCCCAAGCCATAATCTCGAAAGCCCCAGTCTGGGTTTCATTACCGGAGCTGCCAATTGAGTTCCACTCGCTGCAGATGTTTCAAAGAATTGCAAGCGAAATTGGGACCTTCATCAAAACAGACACAAAAGCTCTTGAGCAAAACAGAATAAGGTTCGCAAGGATTCAAGTGTTGTTGGACCTAGCAAAACAGAGGAAAGAAGTAATATGGCTAGGAGCCTTCAAGCAATCCATCTACTATGAGGAGATACCACACTACTGCAACCAGTGTCAGTCAATTGGGTACCGGAGTGAAAGATTCCCGCATTATCCGGTTGATAAAGGGGAAACAGAGGACGGCGCGGAGGAGGTTGAGAAGGACAAAAATGAAGGAGTAGGGCAAAACGTGGCACCATCACAGGCCACCAATGAGGAGGGAGAAAACACCAACCCTTGGATCCATGTTCCCAGCAAAGAGATAAAACAAAAAAGGGAAACAAAAAAGCTAAGTacaaaaaacaagaaaagtgcAGAGCAAAAGGTGGGAGAAACTCAGGAAGGAAAAAGGGGGAAAAACAAAATACCAAGAGCTAACCGAAGAAGTCAACTACAAGTGTGGGTAAATACCCAATCTCGGTCCACAAAGTCACTACAAGGCTATCAGCCCAACTTGCAAAAACAGACCAGCAGAAAGCCCAATGGGGGAAGAAGAACCAAGAAACGGGCCCAATGAAGATTGGGCAGGGAAATCAGTCGATTCTCGAAGTCCAAAAGCCAAAAGATAAATTCACCCCACCAACCACATTCAACCCCCCCTCCCAAACTGCATTAACTCCCACCAACCTTGTTGAAACCCAACCGACCATCCAACCAATCACAATCCAGAAAGACCAAACGTTTACTTTCACCTCCATACAAAATCACCCTTCAGAAGGAAACCAAAAAATCAAcccccctctttctctctctccccacAATCTCTCTCCAAGCCAAAAACCAGAAAACtccaaaaaccctaaaaatgtcGAGCGACATGGACACGGACATGTTCGACTTTGGAAACGAGTCGGAGGACAGCGATGCTTCAATTCCACTACCATGCATCCGCCGGTATTTCAAACGGCGATCAACCCCCAACCCAAGGTTCACTCTTCCGTTCCAACCTCTCCCACTGGACTTTCCATTCCCGATCATCGAACCCACAGAAGATCTGCCTCCCAAGCACTATGTCTGCAAAGAAGCTCTAATTCCAACCTACCCGGAGTTCAACTTCAACAACATGAGATTCACTCTCAGACTGGCGAACGAATGGATGGACGTCGGTGCGGAAGCGATAAGGGGCTTCATCTTGGCATCGCACTGGGTGGACTTTCCATATCAAGACTTGGAAATGTCGCCAAAAAGAGGAGGTTCGTTGATGCCTGTGCACCTACCGGATCTCAAGACTGTGAAGGCTCTCTCTCCTGGCCTGGAGAAATTCATCAGATGGTGGATGAAGACAAAGGAAGCGAAGGAGGAACACCTCATCTTCCCAACGGAGCTGGAGTTTCTTTCCGATCCAATACCGATCTTCCCGCAAGTCAGGAAAACTTGGCAACTAACCAAAAGGGCTCCCCTCAAGGGAACATTCGGCGAAGCGACCAACGCCCTAATGGTAATCTCCACAACAGAGGATCTCCCACAGGTGGAGATCAAGGTGATCTCGGTGAAGGAGATAGAGGAAGGGGATTGCGAGATGGAATTGGAGTTTGTATCCAGGAAGGAAGTCCTATGAAGCAAGAGGAGTCAAGAATTCATGAACAAGATAGACCCCTCCACTCAGAAGAAGTACAAAGAGTTCTCGAGAACTCACAAAATCCCTGACCCGATGATCATTGTCGCATGGAACTGCAGAGGGATAGCTCGCAGAGGGTTCCAAGCTAACTTGCGCTACCTGTATGATGAACACTTGCCCCAAATCCTCATCCTGACTGAAACCAAAACTAGCCCAAAACACACTGAGCGCCTTATGAAGAAGACCCATTTTGAGAACTATGTACTGGCTGAACCGTATGGGCTCTCTGGCGGAATAATAGACATATGGAGCCCCCAGTTCATCAATTTTCAGATGATTGGGAAGGATCTCCATGCTATTCACGGCGTTGTGGAGGTAAACACTTCTAACCCTTTTCAATTTTTACTTTCAGCAATTTATGCTAGTACAAAGTTTAAAAGTAGAGTAGAATCATGGCATGAATTAATAGATATGTCCAACCATGTTTCTGTGCCTTGGGTTGTAATGGGagattttaataaaatcactTGCCAATCGGATAAACTTGGGGGAAATAGAATAAAACAGTACAGAGCTGATAGGTTTGTAGATGCAATGAATGAATGTGGCTTGATAGATGCTGGTAGTGTAGGAAGTAGATTTACatggttcaacaagcaaaagGACAATCCCATTTATCAAAAATTAGATAGGGCTTGGTTAAATATGCATTGGCTAAACATGTTTCCTAACACAACTGTTCATAACCTCCCCAGAGGGACATCAGACCATAATCCAATTAAACTTATGACTGACCACAAAGATGAAAGGGTTGTCCATACCCACCCTCTGTTTAAACTGGAACCACTATGGTATGCTGAACCAGGATTTATTGACATGGTTAATGAGAACCTGAATACTGATTGCTCTAGCCTTGTTCCTAAACTAaataatatttcaaaaaaaatgtcTTCTTGGGCAAAGCAAAACATAGggaatttccaaaaaaaagggAGAACTCTGTCTGCTAGGTTAAAAGGGATTCAAAAGGCCCTTGAAACTAGACCAACCAGTAGGCATCTACTGGAATTAAATGAGGAACTCTCCAAGGAGCTGAGCCTAATTTATGAACTGCAAGAAGCCTTCTGGATGGCCAGGGCAAGGTCTAATTGGATCAAGAGTGGGGATGCTAATACTGGATTCTTTCATAAGTCAGTAATCATAAGGAGGAGAAGAAATAAGATCTCAAAACTTAATTCTGATGTTGGTGTTAGTGTTGAAGGACCTGAACTAGTTCCCCACATTGTCTCCTATTTCACTAAACTCTTCACCTCTGAAAGCACTGTTTCCCCATGTGAGGACCAACATTACACTAATGAAATTAGTATAGACCACCCAACCTCCATTGAGGAAGTAGGAAGAGCAGTTTTTCAATTAGGAGCCCTCAAAGCACCAGGTAAAGATGGCCTCCATGCCTTCTTCTACCAACAACATTGGGGAAATCTTTGGCAAGACACCTATAACTTTGTAGATAGCATCCTCCAGAATAGGTTCTTCCCCAACTCAGTGAATGATACCACCATCTGCATTATCCCTAAGTCTGAACACCCAGAAACAATCAAGCAATTCAGACCCATCATCCTTTGTAATGTCAACTACAAGATTGTTTCCAAAGTCTTAGTGAATAGAATCAGACCTCACCTTGGTAACCTAATTTCTCCCAATCAGAATAGTTTCCTCCTAGGGAGAGGTTGTGAGATAAACTACATAGTTTCCTCTGAAATTCTACACTCCATGAAAACCAGGAAAGGCAAATTTGGGTGGTTTGCTTTTAATATTGATCTAGAAAAGGCCTATGATAGGTTGGAGTGGAATTTCATTAGGTTTTGTTTAGCCAGAAAAGGTTTCAGCAAAAACTCCTGTGACCTGATTATGAACTGTGTAGCCTCCCCATCCACATCCATCATTGTTAATGGTCAACCATCTCCCAGTTTTAGAACTTCCAGAGGTATTAGACAAGGAGACCCTTTATCACCATACATATTCATCCTTTGCATGGAATACCTTGCTGACCTCATCACAGAATCAGCAACAAAAGAGGACTGGAAACCCTTCTGCCTTAGGAGGAATGGCATCCCAATAACTCATCTCATGTTTGCTGATGACCTCATTCTCTTTGGGGACACTTCTAgcaaaactcttcaaagcatAAGAAATGTACTTGGGAAGTTTTGGGAGGTTTCTGGCCCAAAAGATGAACAATGAAAAGAGTAAAATGTACTTCTCAAAGCATACTCCTCAAGAACAAAAGGATCTGTTCTGTTCAGCCCTAGAAGTCCAACCTAGCCCAGACCTAGGTACTTACCTTGGATTCCCCTTGACTGATAAGAGGCCAACAAAGAACCAAACTGAATATGTCTGTAGGAACATTAAAAGTAGGTTGGCCTCATGGAAAGCAAAATGCCTGAGCAAAGCTGGAAGACTAGTCCTCATTAAGGCCTCCCTCACTGCCATAGCCAATTACTCCATGCAAGTACTTTATCTCCCCAAGAAAACCCTAAAAACAATTGACCAAATCTGTGCAAAATTCTTGTGGGATTCTGAACCTCAAGCCCAGAAAACTCATCTAGTAACTTGGCTTAAATCCTGTGGGGATATGAAATTAGGGGGGCTAAGTATCAGAGCAGCAATTATTATGAACCAAGTTTTAATGGCCAAACTCTGCTGGAAGTTTGACACAAACACAAACCTGGCCAGTAAGCTTGTGAAGGATAAGTACATTGAGAACAGACCCTACCCCACTCCCTTCCACAAGGGTTCTAATATATGGCAGAATGTTGGGAAAGGGTGGGATCTATACCAAAAGTTTTCTGCTTGGTACATTGGGGATGGGAAAAATATCAACCTCTGGCATGACAATTGGACAGGAAAAGGTCCCCTTAGATCTCTAGTGGTTGGTCCAATGAACACAGGTGAGGAAAACCAAAAACTCAGTAGCATTATAAGTAATGGGAAGTGGAACATCAAGTACCTTTCCTTCATCCTCCTTGCTGACCTAGTCCTATGGATTCAAGCCATCCCTCTACCCCAATTTGGAAGAGATGGCCCCTACTGCTCCCTTACCTTAGGCTTAAAGTTTGACTCAAAAACTGCATATAACACCATTTGGAGGAACCTCTTCCCTGAACTTTTACCAAATGACAAATGGAGTTATATCTGGAAAGCCAGATGCCCACCCATGATACAATTCTTTCTCTGGCTCATCCTATGGAAAAGGCTCCCAACAGCTTGCCATTTAGCCAGCAGGCACATCATCCCTAACCCCCACTGCATCTTTTGTCCCACTGCCCAAGAAGACATGGCACACATTTTCCTACATTGCCCTAGAGCTCAGGAAATGTTGATTTTGAATACTGGGTTCTTGAAAATTTAAAAACCAACAGTACTGATCCAAATCCTAACAAACC
This sequence is a window from Spinacia oleracea cultivar Varoflay chromosome 1, BTI_SOV_V1, whole genome shotgun sequence. Protein-coding genes within it:
- the LOC110794516 gene encoding uncharacterized protein, producing MVQGVTQTPPPGYRPLASLQALTSTTPSPNYDPTMEAFISLDKEEAMVLSEQWINSLIIKVIGKSFSVDYLKTTLQRIWKTNHQIRFIALGKGFYNISVPNEEVREHILSQGSWFIASYMLIVQPWMPGFIPSQAIISKAPVWVSLPELPIEFHSLQMFQRIASEIGTFIKTDTKALEQNRIRFARIQVLLDLAKQRKEVIWLGAFKQSIYYEEIPHYCNQCQSIGYRSERFPHYPVDKGETEDGAEEVEKDKNEGVGQNVAPSQATNEEGENTNPWIHVPSKEIKQKRETKKLSTKNKKSAEQKVGETQEGKRGKNKIPRANRRSQLQVWVNTQSRSTKSLQGYQPNLQKQTSRKPNGGRRTKKRAQ